The genomic DNA TACTACGCGCCGACCTCCCGCTTCGGCTCCCCCGACGAGTTCCGCTACCTCGTGGACAAGCTGCACCAGGCGGGCATCGGCGTCTTCGTCGACTGGGTGCCGGCGCACTTCCCCAAGGACGGCTTCGCGCTGGGCCGCTTCGACGGCCAGGCCCTCTACGAGCACCCGGACCCCCGCCGCGGCGAGCACACCGAGTGGGGCACCTACATCTTCGACTTCGGTCGCCCGCAGGTGCGCAACTTCCTCGTGGCCAACGCCAGCTACTGGCTGGAGGAGTTCCACATCGACGGGCTGCGCGTCGACGCGGTGGCCTCGATGCTCTACCTCGACTACTCGCGCGAGGACGGGCAGTGGCTGCCGAACCAGTACGGCGGCCGGGAGAACCTCGACGCGGTCCAGTTCCTGCAGGAGACGAACGCCACGGTCTACCGGCGCTCTCCCGGCGTCGTCACGATGGCCGAGGAGTCGACGAGCTGGGGTGGCGTCACCGCGCCGACCTACATGGGCGGCCTCGGCTTCGGCCTGAAGTGGAACATGGGCTGGATGCACGACACGCTGCACTACGCGTCGCTGGCGCCGATCTACCGGCAATACCACCACCACGAGATGACCTTCGCGATGATCTACGCCTACAGCGAGAACTTCGTGCTGCCGATCAGCCACGACGAGGTCGTCTACGGCAAGGGCTCGATGCTGGCCAAGATGCCGGGCGACCGGTGGGAGCAGCTCGCCGGGCTGCGCGCCTACTTCGCGTGGCAATGGAGCTTCCCGGGCAAGCAGCTGCTGTTCATGGGCAGCGAGTTCGCGCAGTACGCCGAGTGGGCGGACGGCTCCAGCCTCGACTGGTGGCTGCTCGACCACGAGCCGCACTGGCGGATGCACAAGCTGGTCAAGGACCTCAACCAGCTGTATGCCAGCCACCCGGCGCTGTGGCAGCTCGACAGCCACCCGGACGGCTTCCGCTGGATCGACGCCAACGACAGCTTCGGCAACGCCTACAGCTTCCTGCGGTTCGGCAGCCCGACCGCGGCCGGCGAGCGCCCGGTGATCGCCTGCGTCGCCAACTTCGCCGGCATGGAGCACCACAACTACCGGATCGGCCTGCCGCAGGGCGGCGTCTGGCGCGAGATCCTCAACACCGACTCCGAGGAGTACGGCGGCGCCGGGCTCGGCAATCTCGGCGAGATCTACGCCGAGGAGGTGCCGTGGCACGGCCAGCCGTTCTCGGCGACGGTGCGGGTGCAGAAGCTCTCCGCCGTCTGGTTCGAGGCTACGGGCGAGGCCGTGCCGGTGCCGTCGGAGCAGCCGGAGCAGGCCGCCCAGCCGAAGGAACCGCCCACGCCGGGCATCCCGCGGCCCGAGCTGTCGAACACCCCGGTCCAGGGCGATGAGGTCGTCGACTCCGGCCTGGGCGAGCTGCCCCCGGTCAAGGGCGCGGACCTGAGCGAGCAGGGCGACGCGGCGTTGCCCGGCACGTCCTGAGGCGCACGACGGCGCCAAACCTATGAGGCGGGCGGGCGAACCTTGACGGTTCGTCCGCCCGCCTCGCGGGGGGAGGAGTAGAGCTATCGGGGGGTGGGCGCGTCGCTGCGGTGGGCCCCCACCACGTCGTGCGCCAGCACCTTCTCGGCGATCAGCGCGGCGATCGGCATGGCCGAGGTGGCGGCGGGTGACGGGGCGTTGCAGACGTGCAGCATCCGCGGGGTGTCATAGAACAGGAAGTCCTCGACCATCGACCCGTCCGTCTTGACCGCCTGGGCCCGGATCCCACACTCCTCGGGGGTGAGGTCCGCGGTGGTCAGTTTCGGGCAGTACTTGCGCACCAGCTGCAGGTAGCCGGGCTTGTAGAGGCTGTTCTTCTGCTCGATGAGCCCGGTCTTGAGCTGTTTCTTCGCGACCTTCCAGAAGCCGGGGAAGCGCACGAAGCTGGCCATGTCGGCGACGTTGAGCGAGAACTTCGGATAGCCCTCCCGGGAGAGCCCCATCACGGCGTTGGGGCCGACCGTCACCCCGCCGTCCATCATCAGCGTGAGGTGCACGCCGAGGAACGGCAGCTCGGGGTCCGGCACCGGGTAGATCAGCGTGTCGACGATGTCGTTGTGCCGGGGGTCGAGCCGGTAGTACTCGCCCCGGAACGGCACCATCTGGAAGTCGACGTCCAGGCCTGCCATGCGGGCGAGCCGGTCGGCCTGGATGCCGCCGCAGACGACGAGCTGCTTGGCGTAGACCCGCTCCCGCAGCTCGGCCGCCATCGGGTCGGAGGTCTCGACGTCGATGGCGACTTCCGAGAGCGACTCGTGGATGTCGACGACCCGCGTGTTCAGCCGGATCGTGCCGCCGTTCGCGGCGATGACGTCGGCCATCGTGCGGCAGACCAGCTTGTAGTCGACGATGCCGGTGCTCTTGAGGAAGATCGCCCCGATGCCGGTGATGTTGGGCTCGCGACGCTTGAGCTCCGCCTCGTCGACCAGCTCCACGTCGAGCTCGTTGATGAGCGCGCGCTCGTAGAGGGCGTGCATCCGCTCCAGTTCGGCCTCGTTGGTCGCGACGATGAGCTTGCCGGTGTTGCGGTAGGGGATGCCGTGCTCGTCGCAGAAGGCGCGCGTCCACTGCGCGCCCTCCTTGCAGAGCTTGGCCTTGAGGCTGCCCGGCTTGTAGTAGATGCCGGCGTGGATGACCCCGCTGTTGTGGCCCGTCTGGTGCCGGGCGACGTCGGCCTCCTTCTCGATGACGACGACATCGCTGCCGGGCCGTTCCTTGAGCAGGGTCATCGCGGTCGCCAGGCCCACGATGCCGCCGCCGACGACGGCGAAGTCGTAGACCCGCGGCTCACCCCCCCGGCGGGCTCCGGGGCCGGCCCCGGTCGACGTACTCGTCGCCGTGCTCACCGGTCCCCCTCGAGCGCCACGGGCTGGGGGAAGGCGCGGTCCTGCTCGGCCCGCAGCTCGTCGCACAGCCGTCCCGTCGGCACCTCGACGTCGTCGTAGCCGATGGCCTCGTCCTTGGCGATGTCGCGCTTGAGCACGCAGCCCTCGGCAAGCCCGACGGGCAGCAGCCGCTGCGCGGCGGTGACCTCGCCCTTCTCGCACACCCCGTAGTACAGGTAGCCGCCCAGCGCATCGAGCGTCTCCCCAGCCACCAGGTCCTTCTTGGCGATGGTGACGACCTCGACCTTGGGGGCCTGGCGCAGCGGCTTGATCGTCGCGTCACCGAGGAGTACGGCGCGCGCGGCGGTGTCCGGCACCTCGAAGTGGCACAGGTGGTAGGGCGTGTAGAAGCTGTAGAGCGGGCCCTGGCCCAGCTTGTAGAGGTTGAGGTAGTGCTGCTGCTTCGGGTCGTCGTGGGTGGCCAGCACGTAGACGCCCGGCCCCGGCTGGCTGCCGACCACGTAGTCCACGGTGCCGCCGATGGCCTTGAGCTCCTCGACGTCGTACATGCCCGTCAGCTCGTCGACGTGGCCGCGGTGGTCGCGCTGCTCGCAGCCGCGCTTGGTCACCGACAGGCCGGCCGCGTTCGCGACCAGCGCCTGCTCGACCGAGACCTTGGTGCCGTCGGCGAACGAGGTCACCATGTGCGGGTCCTGGCCCCACTGCTTCGCGAAACCCTCCTGCGTGGTCGGGTTGCGGTAGGGGTCCTGCAGGCCCTTGACGTTGCCGGCCACCAGCGGCGTCAGGCCCAGGCCACGGACAAACCTGACGAGGTTCATCTGCACGCCCGGCTGGTCGCCGTCGCAGCCGGTGTAAACCAGGCCCGCGTCCTCGAACTTGGCGTTCAGGATGGTGCCGACGGTCGCGTCGACCTCCGCGTTCATGAGCACGAGGTGCTTGCCGGCAGCAAGCACCTCCAGCGCGAGCTGGCAGCCGAACTCCACGGACCCGGTGCAGTCGATGACGACCTCGACGCTGGCTGCCCGCGCCATCGCCGCGTAGTCGCTCGTGACGGCCGTGCCGCCCGCGGCGGCGATCGCGTCGATGTCGGCCGCATCGGCCACGATCCGTACGGCGTCGCCGGAGCGGCCGGCCAGCTCCAGGGCGGCGACCCCCTTGTCCGGGGTGCGCGCGTAGACGCAGGCCACCTCCATGCCCGCCTTGGTGTTGATGAGGTGGTTCATCAGGCCCTTGGCCATGAACCCGGGGCCGGCGATGCCCACGCGGACGGGGTTGCCGTCCGCCGCTCGCTTCGCCAGCAGCTCGTCGACGATGATCACTTGATCTTCTTCCCGTCCCAGTCCGGCCAGGCCTTGTCCTTGTCCGAGATGACCACGACCTCGCCCGGCCAAGCCAGGCCGAACGCCGGGTCGTCGTAGCGTTGACCGCGCTCGTGCTCGGGGCTGTACATGCCGGAGACCTGATAGGTGACCTCGGTGTCGTCGGTCATCGTCAGGTAGCCGTGCCCGCAGTACGGCGGGATCCACAGCGCGCGGTGGTTGTCGGCGGAGAGCTCGACCATGACGTTCTGACCGAACGTCGGGCTGTCCTCGCGCAGGTCGAGGCAGCAGTCGACGATGGTGCCGCGGGTGCAGCGGACGAGCTTGCCCTCGGCGGCGGGCGCGATCTGGCGGTGCATGCCGCGCATCGTGCCGGACTTGTGGTTCCAGCTCATGTTGGCCTGCATGACCTCGGTGGGGATGCCGTGCGCCGCGAACTCGTCCACGCAGAACGTGCGGGCGAAGCCGCCGCGGGCGTCCTCGAACGGCTGGAGGTCGATGATCCAGCAGCCGTCGACGGCCGTCTGGGTGAACTCCATGCTCACCACTCCCGCTTCCAGAACAGCTTCTCGTCGACCTGGCCGGTCTTCAGCAGCCACTCGATCTGCTTCAGGCGGGTGTGCCCGCGACCGGTGAAGGTGGCCTCGTCCAGCTGGATCGCGTCGAACACCTCGTGCAGCTGCTTGGCGCCGGCGGCCAGGTCCCAGTCGCACGTGAAACCGAGGTCGGAGATCTTGTCGAAGTTCACCTTGTAGGACCGGTTGTCCGCGCCGGGTGCCCCGAAGCTCAGCTCGCACCCGGTGAACTCGGCCGCGACGGTCTCGGCGATCTTGCGCACGGTGTAGTTGTTGGCGTTGCTGCCCGAGTTGAACGCCTGGCCGTGGATCTTCTCGGCCGGCGCATCCAGCATGAGCATGATGCCCTTGCACAGGTCGAGGGCGTGGGCCATCGGCCGCCACGGCGTACCGTCGCTGGTCATCGCGATGACGCCGGTGGTGTACGCGAGGCCGGCGAGGTTGTTGAGCACGATGTCGAAGCGCTGCCGCGGGCTCGCCCCGAAGGCCGTCGCGTTGCGCAGCGCCACCGGGTGGAAGTTGTCGTCGGCCAGCGCCCACAGGTCCTGCTCGGTGAGGTACTTGCACTTGCCGTAGGCCGTTTGCGGGTTGACCGGGCTGGTCTCGTCGACGGTGCCGTCGGCCACGCCGTACACCGAGCAGCTGCTCATGTAGACGAACCGCTCGACGCCGGCCTCCTTGGCCGCCTTCGCGACGTGCGCGCTGCCGAGGTGGTTGATCTCGTAGGTGATCGGGCCGACCAGGTCGCCGACCGGGTCGTTGGACAACTCGGCGAGGGCGACCACCGCGTCGACGCCCGCGAAGTCCTCGGCGGTGAGGTGCCGCATGTCCTTGGCGAGCGTCAGCGGCGCGCTCGGCAGGCCGTTGTAGAGCCAGCCGTTCTTGTAAAAGCCCGTGTCGACGGCGACGACCTCGTGGCCGGCGTCGAGCAGCATCGGGGCCAACAGGCAACCGATGTAGCCGTCTGTGCCGGTGACCAGGATCTTCATGTCAGTTCCACACCTTCCACGGGGCTTGGCCCGATTCCCAGAGGTTTTCGAGCTTGTTCTTGTCGTTCAGGGTGTCCATGGGCTGCCAGAAGCCGTCGTGCTTGTAGGCGTTGAGCTGCCCGTCGTGGGCGAGGTTGCGCAGCGGCTCCTGTTCCCAGACGGTGTCGTCGCCGGTGATGTAGTCGATGACGCCGGGCTCGCAGACGAAGTAGCCGCCGTTGACCCAGGCGCCGTCGCCGTCCGGCTTCTCCTGGAAGTGTTCGATCGTCGTGTCGTTCTTGCCCAGCGAGATCGCGCCGAAGCGCCCCGGGGGCTGCACGACGGTCATCGTCGCGAGCCGGCCCGAGGCGCGGTGGAAGTCGATGGTGGCGCTGATGTCGGTGTCGGAGACGCCGTCGCCGTAGGTGAAGCAGAAGGTCTCGTCCCCGATGTAGTCCTTGACCCGGCGCAGCCGGCCACCGGTCATCGTCCGTCCGCCGGTGTGCACCAGCGTGACGCGCCAGTCCTCGACGTCGCGCTTGTGGATCTCCACGTCACCGGTGCCGAGGTCGAACGTCATGTCCGAATAGCGCATGGCGTAGGTGGAGAACCACTCCTTGATGTAGGTCCCCTTGTAGCCGCAACACACGACGAACTCATTGATGCCGTGCGCGGCGTACTCGCTCATGATGTGCCAGAGGATCGGCCTCTCACCGACCTCGACCATCGGTTTCGGCTTGAGCACGGTCTCCTCGGAAAGGCGGGTGCCCAACCCACCGGCCAGAATGACGGCCTTCACAACGTCTTTCCTCCCTGTTGCCTGCCACCGGAACACCGCATGGTCAGGGCGGCGAAGCCACCGGGAGCCGCCGGGGCACGCAGGAGCCCGTCGAACGCCACCGAACGCCACGCGAGCAGCC from Austwickia sp. includes the following:
- the lhgO gene encoding L-2-hydroxyglutarate oxidase, coding for MSTATSTSTGAGPGARRGGEPRVYDFAVVGGGIVGLATAMTLLKERPGSDVVVIEKEADVARHQTGHNSGVIHAGIYYKPGSLKAKLCKEGAQWTRAFCDEHGIPYRNTGKLIVATNEAELERMHALYERALINELDVELVDEAELKRREPNITGIGAIFLKSTGIVDYKLVCRTMADVIAANGGTIRLNTRVVDIHESLSEVAIDVETSDPMAAELRERVYAKQLVVCGGIQADRLARMAGLDVDFQMVPFRGEYYRLDPRHNDIVDTLIYPVPDPELPFLGVHLTLMMDGGVTVGPNAVMGLSREGYPKFSLNVADMASFVRFPGFWKVAKKQLKTGLIEQKNSLYKPGYLQLVRKYCPKLTTADLTPEECGIRAQAVKTDGSMVEDFLFYDTPRMLHVCNAPSPAATSAMPIAALIAEKVLAHDVVGAHRSDAPTPR
- the rfbF gene encoding glucose-1-phosphate cytidylyltransferase, whose product is MKAVILAGGLGTRLSEETVLKPKPMVEVGERPILWHIMSEYAAHGINEFVVCCGYKGTYIKEWFSTYAMRYSDMTFDLGTGDVEIHKRDVEDWRVTLVHTGGRTMTGGRLRRVKDYIGDETFCFTYGDGVSDTDISATIDFHRASGRLATMTVVQPPGRFGAISLGKNDTTIEHFQEKPDGDGAWVNGGYFVCEPGVIDYITGDDTVWEQEPLRNLAHDGQLNAYKHDGFWQPMDTLNDKNKLENLWESGQAPWKVWN
- a CDS encoding SDR family oxidoreductase, which encodes MKILVTGTDGYIGCLLAPMLLDAGHEVVAVDTGFYKNGWLYNGLPSAPLTLAKDMRHLTAEDFAGVDAVVALAELSNDPVGDLVGPITYEINHLGSAHVAKAAKEAGVERFVYMSSCSVYGVADGTVDETSPVNPQTAYGKCKYLTEQDLWALADDNFHPVALRNATAFGASPRQRFDIVLNNLAGLAYTTGVIAMTSDGTPWRPMAHALDLCKGIMLMLDAPAEKIHGQAFNSGSNANNYTVRKIAETVAAEFTGCELSFGAPGADNRSYKVNFDKISDLGFTCDWDLAAGAKQLHEVFDAIQLDEATFTGRGHTRLKQIEWLLKTGQVDEKLFWKREW
- the rfbC gene encoding dTDP-4-dehydrorhamnose 3,5-epimerase, yielding MEFTQTAVDGCWIIDLQPFEDARGGFARTFCVDEFAAHGIPTEVMQANMSWNHKSGTMRGMHRQIAPAAEGKLVRCTRGTIVDCCLDLREDSPTFGQNVMVELSADNHRALWIPPYCGHGYLTMTDDTEVTYQVSGMYSPEHERGQRYDDPAFGLAWPGEVVVISDKDKAWPDWDGKKIK
- a CDS encoding NAD(P)-dependent oxidoreductase; translated protein: MIIVDELLAKRAADGNPVRVGIAGPGFMAKGLMNHLINTKAGMEVACVYARTPDKGVAALELAGRSGDAVRIVADAADIDAIAAAGGTAVTSDYAAMARAASVEVVIDCTGSVEFGCQLALEVLAAGKHLVLMNAEVDATVGTILNAKFEDAGLVYTGCDGDQPGVQMNLVRFVRGLGLTPLVAGNVKGLQDPYRNPTTQEGFAKQWGQDPHMVTSFADGTKVSVEQALVANAAGLSVTKRGCEQRDHRGHVDELTGMYDVEELKAIGGTVDYVVGSQPGPGVYVLATHDDPKQQHYLNLYKLGQGPLYSFYTPYHLCHFEVPDTAARAVLLGDATIKPLRQAPKVEVVTIAKKDLVAGETLDALGGYLYYGVCEKGEVTAAQRLLPVGLAEGCVLKRDIAKDEAIGYDDVEVPTGRLCDELRAEQDRAFPQPVALEGDR